The DNA region GATTCAAGCTGAGCATTTTTTCTTTATGAATTAATTGGGCTTGAGTTCTTTTGAGTTCGCTTAAAGCTTCTTGAAGCTGTGTGTTTTGAGTTTGAAGCTTATTTTGAAGATTTTGGATGGTTAGTTGATTTTGAATCCGAACTAAAATTTCTTCAAGATGAAAAGGCTTGGTGATATAATCTACGCCCCCAACCTGAAATGCTTTAACTTTATCTAAAACATCATCCATTGCACTTAAAAAAATTACTGGAATCGTTCTCGTTTTCTCGTCTTTTTTTAAAAATTCACAAACTTCATAGCCGTTCATTTCCGGCATATTAATATCTAACAAAATTAGATCAGGAAGCACAGTTCTTGCTGCAGTTAATGCCATTTTTCCATTAATTGCTTTACGAACACTATAACCCTGTTCTAGCAAAACAGAAGATAAAAAGCGAATATTATCCGGAGTATCGTCAACAATCAAAATATCAGGTTTTTCGAGAGCGGGTGGATGGTGAATCATTTGGCTCAACAGAGAAAAGTGATTTATGAAAATTTAGATGCTTCAAAAAACTGTTTTTAAAGTTTATAATCTGATATCTTTACCGAACAAAGTAATATAAATTAACAGCCTCAAAAATACTTTTTTGCTTATACCCTAACCAACTACTCTCCACCGGCACAAGCCACTCAATCTTCACACATCTTTCACCACTGAGGGGCTGATATAATAAGGTCAGTTGCCTGTTTTTCTGCCAAAGGTTTAGAAAACAAGTAACCTTGACCAAAGCTACAGTTAAGATTCCTTAATTGAGCTAACTGTTCCCCTGTTTCAATGCCTTCTGCAATGACATTCATTTTAAATGCCTCGGCCATGCTCATAATGGCTGGGACAAGTCCTAAACTATCTGGGGTTCCGTCTATATGACGCACAAAAGCGCGGTCAATTTTGAGGTTATCAACGGGAAAGGAATGCAGGTAACTCAGAGAAGAGTAGCCCGTTCCGAAGTCGTCAATACTCAACTCAATGTGCCGTTCTCTAAGTTGTTGGAGAATTTCAGCAGCGGATTTAGCGTTATCCATAATTACACTTTCGGTAATTTCTAATTTGATGGTGTGTGGCTCAAGTTGCGTTTCCTTCAAAATTTGGTCGATTTGTTCAATTAAGTCTGGTTGGGCAAACTGACGCACCGAAAGATTGATACTCATCGTGAGGGGATAATTTGTGAGTCTTGCCTGATTCCACTGGTGAAGCTGATGGCAAGCTTCGCGTAAAACCCAGGTGCCAATCGGGTTAATTAAACCTGTTTCTTCGGCGATAGGAATAAACGCTGCGGGAGGAATCAGCCCCCGTTCCCGGTGTTGCCAGCGTACTAGAGCTTCAAATCCAACAATGGTGCCGGTGTTAAGTGCAACAATTGGCTGATAGTGGAGGATAAATTCTTGTTGATTAACAGCCCTGCGAAGATCCGTTTCGAGATGCAAACTTTCGAGGGCTGCATCGTGCATTGCCGGCTCAAAAATGCGATACTGACCTTTCCCGGAAGTTTTCGCGCGGTACATTGCTGTGTCTGCATCCCGCAACAAATGTTCAGGCTGCTCGTAACTAAAATTTCCTAAAGCGATGCCTATACTGGCATTAATAAACACTTCTTGTCGTTTCAGTTGAAACGGTAATGAGATTGTTTTAAGTATTTGATCAGCGGCTTGGGTGGCATCGTTAATCGTTTCAATTTCTGTCAGCAAGAAGGCAAATTCATCACCACCAAAGCGAGCAATCGTATCGTTTTTGCTTAGTATTTTTTCTAAGCGACGAGCGAGGGCTATAAGCAATTCATCACCGGCTAAATGACCCAGAGAATCATTGACGACTTTAAAACGGTCACAATCGAGAAATAAGACTGCAAATTGATAGTCTGATTGTTCTTTGGCATAATTGAGCGTCTCTTCCAGACGATCCATAAATAAAACGCGGTTAGGCAAACTCGTGAGATCGTCATAGAGTGCCATCTTCAGCAGCTTATGTTCGAGGATCTTGCGTTCATTAATCTCCCGTTGCAATTCTTGATTCGCAACTTCTAGCTGATGGGTGCGCTCTTTAACTCGTTCTTCAAGTAAGATATTAAGTTGTTGGTTTTGGATTTCTGCTGCTCTTACCGCTAGTTGATTTTGAACTCTGACTAACACTTCTTCTATTTGAAAGGGCTTGGTAATATAGTCTGTCCCTCCAACTGCAAAAGCTTGAACTTTATTAAAAGCCTCATTGGAAGCACTCAAGAAAATCACCGGAATCTTGGCGGTTTTCAAATCTGCTTTTAGCTTTTCACAAACTTCATAGCCATCCATCATCGGCATCTTAATATCAAGCAAAATCAAATCGGGCACAAGCGTTTGTACAGCCGTCAAGGCCATCTGCCCACTCAACGCTTTGCGAACGTTATACCCCTGACCGCTGAGCATGGTAGAGAGAAGACGCAAGTTTTCAGGGGTGTCGTCAACAATGAGGATGTCTTTTTGGGTAAGGTTAACCTGATAAGAATTCATCTCAAGTTTGTTTAAATTATTGATTTAAAGCTGCTCATTGATGTGGTACATGGTAAAAAATTCCAAAGTTCCTCTCAATCTCCCGATTTTAGCCCAAAGCCGGTTGAGATAATTCCCTAACCTTATCAAAGCGAAAATTTTCCACTAAATCAGTCAAAGCGATAGCCAAAGAGGAATATTCTGGTGGAATCTGCTCAATTAGTTGCAACATCAACAAATCGCTACCTTGAGAGGCGGCATGATAGAGCTGTTGCACCCAATGAGCCGGCATCACTTGCAAAGCAGACGGCTCCAGCCGTGGCGAAATGGGGCACTCTTCAGGGGCAAAACCGGCTCTAAATTGGTCGTTGGCTGGAGTTTGATAGAGATAGCGCACCCCTAAATGTTGGCTGATTTTTAGCAGCATTTCCTGTTCTCGGAACGGTTTGCGAACGAAGTCATCACAACCGGCATCCAAAATCACTTGGCGATCTTCTTCAAAGGCACTAGCAGTCAGAGCAATAATCACCGTCGATTGACCCAATGCAGTGGCTTTAATGCGTTTAGTAGCTTCATAACCATCCATCACCGGCATCTGTATATCCATCCAAATTAGGTGCGGCTGCCAGCTTTGCCACAGCGTTATACCTTGTTCACCGTTCTCAGCTTCTTTCACCTCAAAACCGAGTGAAGTTAACATTTTGAATAGAAACAGTCGATTTGTTGGTTTATCCTCAACGATCAATAGTCGGTAGGTTGGTTGATCGGGAGCTAATCCCACGATCTTCTCATTGGCCGGCCCGATAGAATTGAGTTCACAACTCAAAACCGGCACCACCTGAATATCAAACTCAAATACACTGCCTTCCCCAACCGTACTGCTCAGGCTAAGGTTTCCCCCCATTAGTTGCACAAACTTTTGCGAAATTGGTAAACCCAAACCTGTGCCGGCACCTGACTTCAAGCCAGAAGTGGTTTGTCCAAAGGCTTCAAATAACTTATCAAATTCCATCGGGTCAATGCCCACGCCGGTATCACTGACCTCAAATCGCAATTGCATCCCCTTGCCGGCCGTGAATTCTCCCACCTCTACCCTCAGAGTTACACGGCCTTTTTGCGTGAACTTAATTGCATTTCCCAGCAGATTAATTAAAACTTGACGCAATTTACTTTCGTCTGTTTTAATAAATTGTGGCACGGATTGAGCGTGTTCAAAGCTTAGTTTTAATCCTTTATCTTTGGCTTTGATTTGCAGCAATTCAAACAGATTATTTAGCAGGCGATAGAGGTCAAATTCATTTTCATGCAGTGTTGTTCGCCCTGCCTCAATTTTTGACATCTCCAAAACATCGTTAATCAATTCCAGCAGATGTTCCCCACTGCGTGAGATGATCCCCACTGACTGCCGGTGTTCTGTATTTAAGCTGGAGTCTCGGTTCATCAGTTGAGTAAAGCCGAGAATCGCGTTGAGTGGAGTTCTTAATTCGTGGCTCATATTAGCCAGGAATTCACTTTTAGCGCGGTTCGCGCTATCGGCGGCGACTTTAGCTTTCATCAGTTCCACCGATTGTTGTTGAGTTTGGGCCAGCAGGTGCGCTTGTTGGATGGCCACTCCCAATTGTGCGCCAATCTGAACGACCATTTTAATTTCCGCCGATTGCCAGTGGCGAGGGCCGCTATTTTGATAGGTGGCAAGTAATCCCCATAACTGGTTACTGCAGAAGATGGGCACGATGATGTAGGCTCGTGCTTGAAATCGTTCTAACAGTTCCAGGTAACATTGATCGAAACCGGCCTCATAGACATTTGGCACGCACGTGTAACTGCGTCCTTGTTTGTAGATTCCGCCGGCAGTTTCTTGTAGGTAGGTATCGTGTACGGTGCTGTCCTCTGTCCCCAAAGTTGGGACGATGCAATCAACTTGATTAACCGCAACTTTGTTGAGTTCAAATTCCTGCTTTTGTTCTTCTACGAGCGCTTTCCAGCCGGCTGCCAGTGATTCTGATACGAATTCCCCACTCCAGTCTGGGTTGAAGCGATAGACTGCTACGCGTTCGCAGTTTAATGCTTGGCGCAACTCTTGGGTGGTGGCGCTAAAGATTGTCTCAATTTCTAAGGTTTGCCGCATTCGCTGGATCACGAAGGCGATGGCTTTTTCTCGTTCTGCGCTTTCTTGCAAGGCTAACTCTGCCTGCTTGTGCTCTGTGATGTCAGTCACCAAGCCATCCCAGATGATACTGCCATCTGGTTGCGGATCAGGCCGAGAGTTGCCTCGTAGCCACTTGAGTTCGCCGGCAACGAAAACTCGCCAGATGCAATCCCAAGGTTTAAGCGTTTTTGCTGAAGTTGCAATTGATTGATTGACAATGGCAATATCATCAGGATGCGTCAGCTTCCAAGACATATTAGCATCCTCTACCACCGCCTCTGGTTCTATCCCAAAGAGTTCTCGGCAACCGGCACTGGCATATAGAAAAGCCCTTGAACCATCGGGGTAGAGAATAAATTGATAAATCATCCCCGGTACGTTCTGTGCCAAATTCTGATACCGACTATTGCTCTGTTGCAGTGCCGCTTGTGCTTCTTGACGAGCCTGACTGATGGCGATAAATTCATTGACTAATCTCAGCCAATTAATCTCTTCTTGGCTCCAGAGCTTTGAGGAGTGAACCGCATCCAGCCCCATAAAGCCTACAACCTTGGCAGAGTAGAGCGTGGGAACGGCAAGCCGGGATTGAAAGGATATAAGTTCCTGATCGGCTACTTCGGTATCTGTGAGTGAGAACTCGGCGGGGATTTGAACAGTTTTGCCCATCAATAGCTGGCTGTGACCCCACACATCTATCTCGACTGGCCATAGTTGGAACTTATCGATCAATGGCTCAATTCCCTTGTCGCACCACTCGTGGGTCATCATTAAGTAGTGCTGGTTGTCGCAGTAACGGAAAAGATAGGTGTGATCGCTCCCCAGGAACTCACCAACGGCTTGCAGGGTGAAAGTGATAGCAGTGTCTAGGTTTTCGTCAATGAAAATCCGGGAAATACGGCTGAGCAAACTGTCCATTTCAGCTCGTTTTTTCAGCAAGTCTTCTGCTAATTTACGCTCTAGTTCTGCTCCCGCTCTAGCGACAAAAATTTGTAAAATCATCTCTTTGCCCGGATTTTGAACTATTGGCTCTACATCCAGCACAACTAAACTGCCGATTGTCTTGCCGGCAGAATCTAAAAGCGGAATTCCCCAGTAGCTTTGTGCCCCTAATTGAGCCAAATCTCGGTCGTTCGGAAAAAGTTCTTGCACTCCGGATGGGTAAAAATGGACGATTCCTTCCACAACATTTTTGCAAGGGGTGCCGGCTAATTCGTACTCAAAGTTTTCGCCAAAGTCTTCGCCCTTCCAGAATGCTAAGGTTCGTACTTTGGTTTTGCTATCATTTGCCACTTGGGTAACTAAGGCATAACGAACTTCCAAGACTTGGGCGAGATAATGGACACAGGCACGAAAGAACTCATGGCCGGTTGCAGAAGCTGTCCCCTCAGCAATTAATTGCAGTGCGGCTTCTCTCTGTTTGCGTTCGGTAATATCGGTATGGGAACCGGCCACGCGGTAGCTTACGCCCGAACTATCCCACAATGCCACTCCACGGGTGAGAATCCAACGATAGCTTCCATCCTTATGTAATGCTCGGAATTCTACCTCGTAATTAGGAATTTTTTTGGCTAAATAGGCAATCAGCACCGCCAACACCCGCTCTGAGTCTTCTGGGTGTATAACTTTTTTGAAGGAATCTATGTGGTTGGGAATTTCTGAGTCTTCATAGCCCAACATACTTTTCCACCGGGGGGACAGATAGGCATAGTCGGAGGGAATATTCCAGTCCCAAATCCCGTCGTTGACTCCTTCTACAGCCAAGGCGAACCGCTCTTCACTTTGGCGAAGTGCCGCTTCAGCTTGCTTGTGATTTGTGATATCGCTGAGGGTGCAAACAATTCGCTCTACACTCCCATCCTCTGCAATCTGCGGATCTGCATTTACTAGCAGCCATTTTTGAAGAAACGGGGATGAAGGATAAACGATGAAGGTAGAACTTTTTTGATCGTTTATCCGTCCTGTTTCAACCTTTTTTTGGATTCCCATGACTGTGTTGTGAATGGGTTGGCGCAGGGCGATGGCCTGTTGCACAGGTAGCTCTAGAGTTCGGAAAGGTGTACCATCTTCATGCAGAAAAAGCCAGTCCTCACCAAACACCTGATGCGGTAAATCCTGTGGTGGCTTGAGATTGAGAAGATTAGTCGCAACTTGATTGCAGATGAGAATTTCGGCATTAACATTGAGCAGCAACACACCCACTGGCATTTCGCGGATCAGCATCCGAAAGCGTTTTTCACTTTCCAGTAAGGCTTTTTGTCGTATTAAATGAGCTGTCAAACGCCGGTCGAACAGAGAGGTGATCAGGGCTAAGCTTAAAATGAACAGAGTGGCAATCCCAATGGCAATAGCCAGCCAGGACTGATTCATTGCTGGGGACTGCTGTACCGGCAAGAGGCTGTAAGGAATAAAGTGAGTCGCCATCATGCCGGTGTAGTGCATCCCGCTGATGGCCAATCCCATGACGAAGGCACTGCCGCATTTCTGCCAGATCAGCCCTTCTATTGATTGATGCTGTAGCCGGAAAGCCAGCCAAAGTGCGGCAAAAGAGGCTGTGATGGCGATGACGACTGATAGGCTGACTAACCTCCAGTCATACTCTATTCTGGCCGACAGTTGCATCGCTGCCATGCCGGTGTAGTGCATCCAAGCAATGGCAATTCCCATGCAAACGCCACCGCCGGTTAACAGATGGATTGAAACAGAGCGACTCAGCAGCCACAAAGCAATGCTAGATGCAAGAACCGCGCACATCAGCGAGAATAGGGTGATCCACATATCGTAGCTAACGGATTGAGGCAATTGGAAAGCAAGCATGGCAATGAAGTGCATTGACCAAATGCCGGTTCCCATTGCCGCTGCTCCTCCCAGAAGCCAAAGTAGGCGTCCCCGTTTCACCGCAGATTGCACTCGCCCTGCTAAGTCTAGGGCGGTGTAGGAGGCAATGACCGAGATCGCAAAGGAAAGGGTCGCTAAGCCTAGGTTGTAAGTGCCGGCCATTTCGATATGCATATATCTTTTTAAAGTTACAGATTGCTAAAAACTGATTAGTATGAAGTTCCAGAAGAAACTTACTTGATGATAGCTTTCCTTTCCTCAGATTTATTTATTATTGATTTAATGCAGAACTAATCTTTTTTTTATTAAATCGTTTAAAAAATAGTCATCAAAAATTTTTCGACAAAAAAAGTAAATTTGTTATTGCAAATTAATCGGATTTCTTTGAATCTATCTTTTTAATTTTCGAGCTTTCTAACCTACAGGAGATTGAGATAATTCCATAATTTTATCAAAGCGAAAATTCTCCACTAAATCAGTTAAAGCGATAGCCAGAGCGGAATGTTGTGGTGGAATCTGCTCAATGAGTTGCAACATCAACAAATCGCTGCCTTGAGAGCCGGCATGATAGAGCTGTTCCGCCCAATGAGCCGGCATCACTTGTAACGATGAAGCAGAAAGCTTAAACGCACAATCAAGCAATTCATCCTGGATGGCTTCGGCTTGTTCCCTCTGTAGGGCGTTGTTGGCTTCGTAAATATATTGCACCCCTAAATGTTCGCTGATTTTCATCAACAGTTCTTGTTCTCGGAACGGTTTACGAACGAAGTCATCGCAACCGGCATCCAAGATGCCTTGTCGCTCCTCTTCAAAGGCGCTAGCAGTTAGGGCGATAATCACAGTAGACTCACTGCCGGCACTGGCTTTGATGCGCTTGGTGGCTTCATAGCCATCCATCACCGGCATCTGCATATCCATCCAGATCAGGTGCGGTTGCCAGCTTTGCCACAGGGTTAAAGCTTGTTCACCGTTCTCAGCCTCTTTCACCTCAAATCCCAATGAAGTTAAGATTTTGAATAAGAAAAGTCGGTTCGTCGGCTGATCTTCAACAATCAACAGCCGATAGATTGGTTGGTTGGGGGCTAACCCCAGGATCTTCCCACTAGCTGGTTTAGTGGGGGCAATATTAGAACCCAAAACCGGCACCACCTGAATATTAAACTCAAATACACTGCCCTCCCCAACCGTACTGCTCAGGCTAAGGTTTCCCCCCATTAGTTGCACAAACTTTTGCGAAATTGGTAAACCCAAACCTGTGCCGGCACCTGACTTCAAGCCAGAAGTGGTTTGTCCAAAGGCTTCAAATAACTTATCAAACTCCATTGGAGCAATACCTGATCCTGTATCACTCACTTCAAATCGCAATTGCATCCCCTTGCTAGCAGTGGATTCTCCCACCTCTACGCTCAGAGTTACACGGCCTTTTTGCGTGAATTTAATCGCATTTCCCAGCAGATTAATTAAAACTTGACGCAATTTACTTTCGTCTGTTTTAATAAATTGTGGCACGGATTGAGTGCGTTCAAAGTTCAGTTTTAATCCTTTATCTTTGGCTTTGATTTGCAGCAATTCAAACAGATTATCTAACAGGCGATAGAGGTCAAATTCATTTTCATGCAGTGTGGTTCGCCCTGCCTCAATTTTTGACATCTCCAAAACATCGTTAATCAATTCCAGCAGATGTTCCCCACTGCGCGAGATGATCCCCACTGACTGCCGGTGTTCTGTATTTAAGCTGGAGTCTCGGTTCATCAGTTGAGTAAAGCCGAGAATCGCGTTGAGTGGAGTCCTTAATTCGTGGCTCATATTAGCCAGAAATTCGCTTTTGGCACGGTTAGCGCTATCGGCGGCAACTTTAGCTTTCATCAGTTCCAGCGATTGTTGTTTGGTTTGGGCTAGTAGTTGCGCTTGTTGGATGGCCACTCCTAATTGTGCGCCGATCTGAACGACCATTTTAATTTCCGCCGATTGCCAGTGGCGAGGGCCGCTATTTTGGTAGGTGGCAAGTAATCCCCATAACTGGTTACTACAGAAGATGGGCACGATGATGTAGGCTCGTGCTTGGAATCGCTCTAACAGTTTTAGGTAACATTGATTGAAACCGGCTTTGTAGATGTCTGGGATGCTTTTGTAACTGTTTCCTTGTTTGTAGATTCCGCCGGCAGTTTCTTGCAGGTAGGTGTCTTGAATTAATTTAGGACTGCTTTGTAGAGTTTTGGCTGTGCAATTGCCGGTGTTGACTGCGATTTGTTTCAGCTCACTTTGTTGGGTTTGTTCCTGTACTAGCACTTTCCAGCCGGCTGCCACTGATTCTGATACGAATTCCCCACTCCAGTCTGGGTTGAAGCGATAGACTGCTACGCGTTCGCAGTTTAATGCTTGGCGCAATTCTTGGGTGGTGGCGCTAAAGATTGAATCGATCTCTAAGGTTTGCCGCATTCGCTGGATCACGAAGGCGATGGCTTTTTCGCGTTCTGCGCTCTCTTGCAAGGCTAACTCCGCCTGCTTGCGCTCTGTGATGTCGCGCACGATGGAGATCACTTCAGAGCTGCCGCAGGCTACAATCCGAGCCTCATAATCGTGAAGTTGGTCATCAATGGGTAATTCATACTCTAAGCGTTGAATCTCGCCTGTTTCAAGCACTTGATCGCAGGCGGAGCGTAGATACTGAGCAAGATTTGGTGGGAAGATTTCTTGTAACGTTTTCCCCAAAAATTGGTCGGCAGGGAGAAAAGTTTTAATGTCTTTGGCCGGCTTGAAATCAATAAAAGTGCCATCAGCGCGGCTGCGGAAAATCATATCTGGTATCGCATTCAACAGAGCGCGATTCGTTGCTTCGCTTTGACGCAGTACCTCTTCTGCTTGCTTGCGATCCCGTGATTCCATCGCTAAGGCAGCCATATAGGCCAAATAACTGGCAAAATTTTGCTCCTCAATCGGCCAGTGTCGCGCGGTTCCCCTATGTTCTAAACAAATGACTCCCACCGTTTGCCCTTTGAAGTGAATCGGGACATCCAACATGGAGGCAATTGACAAAGGAGTTAGATAGGCAGTGCTAAACTCGCGCGTTCTCGGATCGGTATGAGCATTTCTTGCTGCAATGACTCGGTCTGTCTGTAAGGCTTGGAAATAATGGGGATAGTCAGTTATAGCAAGCGTCATCCCCTTGGTATGCCGGTTAGGCGTCAATTCATATAAATCAGCACAATACAAAGAAGATTTATCTGGCTCATAAAGCCACACACTGCCTCGTTCAACGTTGAGAATTTGGGTTGCCAGTTGGGTAATGGCTTCTAAAGCGGCACTAAGATTGCCGGCATACAAGCTCTTACTTTTTGCGAGTTCAAGCAATCCAGCTTGTTGCTTTCGCAGGCGAATTCCGCTTTCTCGCAAAGCAGATTCTGCGGCAATTCTTACGTTAATTTGTGTTTCCAAGACAGCGTTTGCTTGTACTAACTCAGCGGTGCGTTGGCGCAGTCCTTGAGTCGCCTCATTGACCCGAATTTCTAATTCCTCATAAGCATGACGCAGCGCCTGTTCTGCTCTCTCGCGCTGGAGTTCGGCTGCGGCTCTGGCAGCGAACACCTTCATAATCATCTTGGCGCTTTCTTCATTTGCTAAGGGCCGGTCATTGTTAATACATAGCGTCCCGATTACCTGCTGCTTTCCATCTAACAGGGGCGTTCCGAGGTAACATACTGCTCCCATTGCTTTCAACCCCTCAGCATTGGGGAATAGTTCCCCTACTTTGTCTCGGTAGTAGCATAAAGTGCCTTGCTCGACAACCGGCTCGCAGGGAGTGCCAGCTAGGTTATATTCAAAGTTCGTCTCTGCGTTGCTACCGGCCCAAAAAGCAAGGGTTTTTAAACTTTGAGGCTGTTCGCTCCCCAGTTCTGCAACAAAGGCGGAGCGAACGTTTAAAGCCGTTGCTAGATTCTGCACTAAGGCTGGGAAAAATTCTTCTCCTGTTACAGAAGCGGTTCCTGCCAGAATACTTTGTAAGGTTTGCTCGGTCTGCTGGCGTTCTACAATTTCTTGCTGTAGTTGCCGATTGATTGCTTCCAGTCTTTCTGGAGTTTGAAGCCCTAAAAATTGAGGCAGCAGCTTTACCAGTTGTAAGGCTGTGCAACAGGAAACTAAGGCGGTTAAAGCTTGCTCGATTCCTGTTAACCAGTAAGCTGGATGCCACAGCGTCCAAATGTCTAGCAAGTGTCCTGTTCCACACAGAATAATAAACGCTCCGAATAAGGCAAATCTCCCTAGAAAGGGCACATCCTTTCGCTTATACACGGAATAGATGAGCATTGCCGGTATTGAAAAATAGGCGAGGGCAATTATTAAGTCACTGACAATATGTAGCCCTACCAGCGGGGTTTTCCACAGGTAGCAGTGACCATGAGGCATGAATTGGCTCGGTGAAACGAAGTTTTTAAATATTTCCCACATTGGCCAACGCTCTAAAATCTCTCTAAGGTTAATTGTGCTTTATTTGAAATTTTGAAGCAGCCAAAATAAATTATTTTTTGATATAAATGCATTCATTAAAACTAATCAAAAGCAACGCGCTCAATGAACGCCCACCTTTTTTGCAAATCTTCATATATTTATGATATTTTCTTTTTACCGGCTTGTCCACTCTGAGCAACTACAGCAGAACTCGGTCAAGGGAAAGAGGTAGCTTAACTGCTTAACACAAAAATATCTTTTTTTTAAATAGATTATTTTTCATAATTCATTATTTATCTACTCTACAAAAATAGTATCTTGTGTTATATAGAGTCGATAATTTCATCATTAATGGTTACTAGGAGTCTCTTATTTAGAAATCTCTACATATTTTATAATTTATGTCAATTAGAAAATGTACTGTTTTTTTTAGACAGTTTATATTAGCCTGGACGGTTAAACGTTCGCTGTGGCGGGTTGGGAAAACAGCTTCAACATCTGTTGGCTAGAGGGCACCTTGCGTATAACTTTGTTAGCACAGAGTGTGATCATCCGGCAGATAGATTTTAGCCCTGATGGTTAGATGAAATAAAAGGGGAAATCGGGTGAAGGGGAGATGGGGTGAGGAATGCGCGGAGTTTAGCCGGCTCGTTTACAAGCCAAATGAGACGCGCCTTCGCTTAGTGGGTTGCCGGCTAGTGCAAATTAGATGTACGTTTCTGTAGTGGCGCGCCGGCAAAGTAAGGAGTCGTTCGCAGAACTGCCAAGCCAGATACAATAGTTAACAGATATTGAACTGTAGGCCAGATGACGCCTTCCCCAAAACTGGAGACTTCAAAATCAGTGAGCCAAAAATCGGCACTGCTATAGTGCGCTTGAGGTTGAAACGGCTGACTGCGCTTAAGAAAAATTTTCTCGATCACTTTGAAATCTTACTAAATTGGAGTGGAGAAAGGGAATGGCTGATGAGACAGCGCCACAGGAAAAGCGCGTCATTCAAGTAGCGCACGCAATACCGGGACGTGTGCGCCTGCGAATTACGGACAAAACCTTTGAACCGGCACTCGATGCCTTAGCGGATGAGTTACGGTTGCAAGATGGCATTTATGAAGTTTGTAAAAATCACGAAACCGGCAGTGTACTGATTTCCTTTAATTCAACGATGCTGCCGTTGCCGGTGTTGTTAGAAGAACTTGAAGAGTATGGGGTTGCCGGTTTAAACTCTCAAATATCGGCAGCAAATCAAATTGATCCGCTGGCTGCCTGGAAAAAACAAAGCCAGTCATTACTGCCGGTGATTGCCGGCTTACTACTAACCAGAAGTTTAGGATTGTTCGGCTGGCGGGCGATCTTTGCCTATATAATTACTGCCGGCACAACTCGCGAAATTATAAATATATTAGATTCGGAAAAGCCGATTATGCAATCTTTTAACAGTCCAGAAAGCAATATTAAAAATGGCAGCAAGGAAGTGAACGAAGCACAGCATTCAGTTGAAAATTCCACCTCTAGAATTGAATATCGCCTTCTCCATGCAATTCGCGGACGGGTGCGGTTTGGGGTGCCTCGCCTCACCACCGATCCAGAATATGCCGCACACTTAGAGCAGTTGAGCGCAGCAGCAGCCGGTGTTACAGATGTTCGGGTGAACCCTACAGCCGCATCTATTGTTATTAGTTATACTGCCGGTGCGATTTCTGATGCTCAGATGCGTTCTCATCTTGCCGAGTTAATTCAAGCTGCCGGCAATTCTCAAATTTTGACTGAACCTGTGCCAACTTCAGAAATTGAATCTGAAGAACTTACTGATTTACCGCCTAAATTTCCAACCCTTAATTCAGAGGTTGAGCCTCAGATATATCCGCCAAATGATCAAGCCTTGCTCTCAAAAGTTGAGTCTGAAATATCTCAGGTAAGCTTG from Microcoleus sp. FACHB-68 includes:
- a CDS encoding MHYT domain-containing protein translates to MHIEMAGTYNLGLATLSFAISVIASYTALDLAGRVQSAVKRGRLLWLLGGAAAMGTGIWSMHFIAMLAFQLPQSVSYDMWITLFSLMCAVLASSIALWLLSRSVSIHLLTGGGVCMGIAIAWMHYTGMAAMQLSARIEYDWRLVSLSVVIAITASFAALWLAFRLQHQSIEGLIWQKCGSAFVMGLAISGMHYTGMMATHFIPYSLLPVQQSPAMNQSWLAIAIGIATLFILSLALITSLFDRRLTAHLIRQKALLESEKRFRMLIREMPVGVLLLNVNAEILICNQVATNLLNLKPPQDLPHQVFGEDWLFLHEDGTPFRTLELPVQQAIALRQPIHNTVMGIQKKVETGRINDQKSSTFIVYPSSPFLQKWLLVNADPQIAEDGSVERIVCTLSDITNHKQAEAALRQSEERFALAVEGVNDGIWDWNIPSDYAYLSPRWKSMLGYEDSEIPNHIDSFKKVIHPEDSERVLAVLIAYLAKKIPNYEVEFRALHKDGSYRWILTRGVALWDSSGVSYRVAGSHTDITERKQREAALQLIAEGTASATGHEFFRACVHYLAQVLEVRYALVTQVANDSKTKVRTLAFWKGEDFGENFEYELAGTPCKNVVEGIVHFYPSGVQELFPNDRDLAQLGAQSYWGIPLLDSAGKTIGSLVVLDVEPIVQNPGKEMILQIFVARAGAELERKLAEDLLKKRAEMDSLLSRISRIFIDENLDTAITFTLQAVGEFLGSDHTYLFRYCDNQHYLMMTHEWCDKGIEPLIDKFQLWPVEIDVWGHSQLLMGKTVQIPAEFSLTDTEVADQELISFQSRLAVPTLYSAKVVGFMGLDAVHSSKLWSQEEINWLRLVNEFIAISQARQEAQAALQQSNSRYQNLAQNVPGMIYQFILYPDGSRAFLYASAGCRELFGIEPEAVVEDANMSWKLTHPDDIAIVNQSIATSAKTLKPWDCIWRVFVAGELKWLRGNSRPDPQPDGSIIWDGLVTDITEHKQAELALQESAEREKAIAFVIQRMRQTLEIETIFSATTQELRQALNCERVAVYRFNPDWSGEFVSESLAAGWKALVEEQKQEFELNKVAVNQVDCIVPTLGTEDSTVHDTYLQETAGGIYKQGRSYTCVPNVYEAGFDQCYLELLERFQARAYIIVPIFCSNQLWGLLATYQNSGPRHWQSAEIKMVVQIGAQLGVAIQQAHLLAQTQQQSVELMKAKVAADSANRAKSEFLANMSHELRTPLNAILGFTQLMNRDSSLNTEHRQSVGIISRSGEHLLELINDVLEMSKIEAGRTTLHENEFDLYRLLNNLFELLQIKAKDKGLKLSFEHAQSVPQFIKTDESKLRQVLINLLGNAIKFTQKGRVTLRVEVGEFTAGKGMQLRFEVSDTGVGIDPMEFDKLFEAFGQTTSGLKSGAGTGLGLPISQKFVQLMGGNLSLSSTVGEGSVFEFDIQVVPVLSCELNSIGPANEKIVGLAPDQPTYRLLIVEDKPTNRLFLFKMLTSLGFEVKEAENGEQGITLWQSWQPHLIWMDIQMPVMDGYEATKRIKATALGQSTVIIALTASAFEEDRQVILDAGCDDFVRKPFREQEMLLKISQHLGVRYLYQTPANDQFRAGFAPEECPISPRLEPSALQVMPAHWVQQLYHAASQGSDLLMLQLIEQIPPEYSSLAIALTDLVENFRFDKVRELSQPALG